In a single window of the Gemmatimonadaceae bacterium genome:
- a CDS encoding MFS transporter — protein sequence MLSNTRQPCDEAVVRSQPEVMDCGQATGRWVLAAAILGSSITFIDGTVVNVALPVLQEELGANVAEAQWIVESYALMLAALILVGGSLGDRLGRKRVFSAGVLLFALASVWCGLAPNITQLIVARGVQGVGAALLVPGSLALISASFSKERRGQAIGTWSGFTAIAAGIGPVLGGWLVERFSWRWIFFINIPLSVAVLLIAWRRVPESRDEQTKGRVDWRGATLTTVGLGGIVFGLIESSGRGLTAPLVIASFTLGVAALAGFVFAEAHHEQPMMPLGLLRSPTFAGANLLTLFLYAALGGLLFFLPFNLIQVQGYTATAAGAALLPFVLTMFLLSRWAGGLVERYGSKLPLVVGPVIAAAGFALFALPGAEAGSYWTSFFPAVMVMSIGMTVSVAPLTTTVMGAVEEHHAGVASGINNAVSRTASLLAVAVFGVLMLNAFNSSLAERLNALPVSSEARAQLVGQSTDLANMKIPDEVSGETLVATRQSIRDSFVAGFRLVAYLAAGLAAASALASWLLIEGKARRETEKTFDDERAPFGRQTTEAQSD from the coding sequence ATGCTGAGTAACACTCGACAACCATGCGATGAAGCAGTTGTGCGCTCGCAACCCGAAGTGATGGATTGCGGTCAGGCGACCGGACGGTGGGTGCTGGCGGCGGCGATTCTCGGCTCCAGCATCACGTTCATTGACGGCACGGTGGTCAACGTCGCGCTCCCCGTGCTGCAAGAAGAACTCGGCGCGAACGTCGCCGAGGCTCAGTGGATCGTCGAGTCATACGCCCTGATGCTGGCCGCTCTGATTCTGGTCGGGGGCTCACTCGGCGACCGTCTGGGGCGGAAGCGCGTCTTCTCGGCAGGCGTGCTGCTCTTTGCGCTAGCCTCGGTCTGGTGCGGGCTGGCCCCGAACATAACCCAACTCATCGTCGCGCGCGGAGTGCAGGGTGTGGGCGCGGCCCTCCTGGTGCCGGGAAGTCTGGCGCTCATCAGCGCCAGTTTCAGCAAAGAGAGGCGCGGGCAGGCCATCGGGACGTGGTCGGGGTTCACGGCGATTGCCGCCGGAATCGGACCCGTCCTGGGCGGCTGGCTCGTCGAGAGATTTTCGTGGCGCTGGATTTTCTTCATCAATATTCCGTTGAGCGTAGCTGTGTTGCTGATTGCTTGGCGGCGCGTCCCGGAAAGCCGCGACGAACAAACGAAGGGGCGCGTGGACTGGCGGGGCGCGACGTTGACGACCGTCGGACTGGGAGGCATCGTCTTCGGCCTGATCGAGTCGAGCGGGCGCGGCTTGACTGCCCCGCTCGTGATTGCAAGTTTCACCCTCGGCGTCGCGGCGCTCGCCGGATTTGTGTTCGCGGAGGCGCATCACGAGCAGCCGATGATGCCGCTCGGACTCTTGCGCTCGCCGACATTCGCGGGCGCGAATTTGTTGACGCTCTTTCTGTATGCCGCGTTGGGCGGGCTGCTCTTCTTCCTGCCGTTCAATCTCATCCAGGTGCAAGGCTACACGGCGACTGCCGCGGGGGCCGCGCTGCTGCCGTTCGTGCTGACAATGTTTCTGCTCTCGCGCTGGGCGGGCGGACTGGTTGAGCGTTACGGCTCCAAACTGCCGCTCGTAGTCGGCCCCGTCATCGCCGCCGCCGGGTTCGCACTGTTCGCCTTGCCGGGCGCGGAGGCAGGTAGTTACTGGACGAGTTTCTTCCCGGCGGTGATGGTGATGAGCATCGGGATGACCGTGAGCGTCGCGCCGCTGACGACGACGGTGATGGGCGCTGTCGAGGAGCACCACGCCGGGGTCGCTTCAGGCATCAACAATGCCGTCTCGCGCACCGCCTCTCTGCTCGCCGTTGCGGTCTTCGGCGTTCTCATGCTGAACGCTTTCAACAGCAGTCTCGCCGAACGCCTGAACGCGTTGCCGGTCTCCTCGGAGGCGCGGGCGCAACTCGTAGGGCAGAGCACTGACCTCGCCAACATGAAAATCCCTGACGAGGTGAGCGGCGAGACGCTGGTGGCTACCCGACAGTCGATTAGAGATTCGTTCGTCGCCGGGTTTCGGCTCGTCGCCT